Part of the Fimbriimonadia bacterium genome, TGCCCTTGATCACGTCCTTGGTAGCCGAATCCAGACCGCTGTAGAGGTCGAACACGTCCACAAAGCCGTTAGCCACTTTGGTGAAATAACCATCGGTGAGATGGTACTTGACCGGGAACTGGCCGCCCAGACCCTCGGGAATATCACTCGAGAGGAACACGAACGGGGAAATCCCGGGCTCGATGCTCGTGGTCGCATCCTCCACCAGGTAGATTCGGATGGGACCATCCTTGGTGAACGACGCGTTGGACTGGGTGCACTCCAGCCACAGACCGTGAATGATCAGGTCTGCCGGATTGGCTACGCTGATCCCAAAGTCGGCGTTGTTGAAGTCGGCGGCACCCCACGAAGAGAAGTTGCCGTTATCCGAACCCTCGATGTTGAAGAAGTTCTTGCCGTTCGGGCCACTGCGCGGGCCGGCCGGCTGAATCGTCGCGTTGTTGAATGCCTCGACAGTGACTACGGTGGCGATGGCGTTAGGGACTAGAAGCACAGCCAGTGCCAGCGTCCCCCATGCTCGATGATGCATTCCGTCTATCCTTCCTTTCGCAATCAGGTTAGGCCACCCGGGTCAGGCATAGCATGCAGGAATAGGAGCACACTATCGGTCGGAAGCGTACCGGGATCGAAGTTCAGGCGCGGTTAGTGTTATCTAAGGATTGGACGAAAATCATGGAGCGCGAGCGGGATGAGAATGCCAATGCCGATCCGCTATCTAAGCGTCCCTTCCGTCGAGCAGCCTGCAGTGGCACTCCAGCTCGCGTACCGAGGCTTCGAGAACCCCGATGTCGGGGCCGTCGAGTACGACGTGCTGGTCGGGATGCATGCCGATCCGCTCAGTACCGGAGGCTCTCGTGTAAGCTGTCCGATGTTACGGTCTCCCGACGTCTTGCGTGGTCGCGTGATGCTAGTCGAAACTTGCGTTTGGCTTACATGGGAGTTCCCAGGCCAGGGATGGAAAGCCGATCCGGATCACTACTAAAACAACGTCATCTGGCCAGTCTCGGCAGGCGGCGCCTCGACGGGAGCATGGGCTCTCTCCCAGGCGCGCTGAAGGTCCTCGCGCAACTGCTGCTCTGCGTCGGCGAAGCCCTCGTTCATGCGTCGGAGAACGTAGGCCGGGTGGAGTGCTGCAGTAGCCCACGGTGCCCAACGGCACGCATAAAACCCCCCCCGCATCTCGGTGATCTTGAACCCACGGTCTATGATGACCTTTGCAGCGGGGCCTCCCAAACAGCAGATGACGCGGGGTCGGATGGCTGCGAGCTGCGCATCGAGCCACCGGGAACACGCTTGCACCTCGTCGGCTTCGGGGGCTCGGTTCTGCGCTCGCCCGTTCTCCAGCGTGAATGCCCGGCACTTCACGATGTTACAAATGTATACGTCGCTTCTGGAAACCCCGAAGGAGTTTAGCGCCTTGTCCAGACATGCTCCTGCCCGGCCTACGAACGGCCTACCGCTGGCGTCCTCATGCTCGCCCGGGCCCTCTCCCACCAGCACCAGTGGGCTTCGGGGATTGCCCTCACCGAATACCACGTTCTGCCTGGTGTCGGCTAGGCGACAGGCGGTGCAGGTTGCGGCCTTGGCTGCCAGGGCGCTCAGCTCGTCCTCCGGGTTCATGTTCACCGCTGCCGTCGAGAAAAGGTCAC contains:
- a CDS encoding uracil-DNA glycosylase, yielding MNPEDELSALAAKAATCTACRLADTRQNVVFGEGNPRSPLVLVGEGPGEHEDASGRPFVGRAGACLDKALNSFGVSRSDVYICNIVKCRAFTLENGRAQNRAPEADEVQACSRWLDAQLAAIRPRVICCLGGPAAKVIIDRGFKITEMRGGFYACRWAPWATAALHPAYVLRRMNEGFADAEQQLREDLQRAWERAHAPVEAPPAETGQMTLF
- a CDS encoding PEP-CTERM sorting domain-containing protein; the encoded protein is MHHRAWGTLALAVLLVPNAIATVVTVEAFNNATIQPAGPRSGPNGKNFFNIEGSDNGNFSSWGAADFNNADFGISVANPADLIIHGLWLECTQSNASFTKDGPIRIYLVEDATTSIEPGISPFVFLSSDIPEGLGGQFPVKYHLTDGYFTKVANGFVDVFDLYSGLDSATKDVIKGKLISPPTAPFRLVITPLANDTAATWAGFSNSSYAGPTLVVDYSIVPEPSALIALTVGVAGLLARRRRA